Proteins found in one Pongo pygmaeus isolate AG05252 chromosome 8, NHGRI_mPonPyg2-v2.0_pri, whole genome shotgun sequence genomic segment:
- the LOC129006713 gene encoding putative uncharacterized protein FLJ35723 → MPSSVLKTSVGSFEYLSSLSSSKPPEPLCPLKHPSHQPPASTLSPNPTTPIGSLGSLSSLSSSQRPEPLHPMECPSYKPRGHSPPRRRNPGWVSWTDSTQADSKTDTAICRMCNTPERSCLHSWWVPSSPRVIRGVGRCSDPDLGLSWRQEAARAWCHGTSTRYPFKHPNLPTHPLKASF, encoded by the coding sequence ATGCCGTCATCAGTCCTGAAGACCTCCGTAGGATCCTTTGAGTATCTGTCATCCCTGAGCTCCTCCAAGCCACCAGAGCCTTTGTGTCCCCTGAAGCACCCTTCACACCAGCCACCTGCGAGCACCCTATCACCAAACCCAACCACCCCCATAGGATCCTTGGGGTCTCTGTCATCCCTGAGCTCCTCCCAGCGACCAGAGCCTTTGCATCCCATGGAGTGTCCTTCATACAAGCCACGTGGGCATTCCCCTCCCCGACGACGGAATCCTGGCTGGGTGTCGTGGACCGACTCCACACAGGCTGATTCCAAAACTGACACGGCAATATGCCGAATGTGCAACACCCCTGAGCGCTCCTGTCTACACAGTTGGTGGGTACCTTCTAGCCCTCGAGTGATCCGAGGCGTTGGTCGCTGCAGTGATCCCGACCTGGGCCTCTCCTGGAGGCAGGAGGCTGCTAGAGCCTGGTGCCACGGCACCTCCACACGGTACCCATTCAAGCACCCTAATCTTCCCACACACCCACTAAAGGCTTCCTTCTAG